A region from the Sphingomonas sp. S2-65 genome encodes:
- a CDS encoding SPOR domain-containing protein: MSVRSGDSVAEEDRLPWLETVEEEYVERRSFGRILLVLLILVVLLVIGALAYRWYDQQRGGTGNGQLIEAPQGDYKTKPQEPGGMKVEGQGDTVFTTSQGAESNSSINVGALPEDPVQGTPAPQQRPGQPGSRTAKIEVPAAATVTPVRPAAQAAERPGAGSGSLIQLGAFPNEGGANTAWARLSKRFGYLATFGKSVERAEKDGKAIFRLRVNAGSNGQAREICGRLKVAGESCFVTS, encoded by the coding sequence ATGAGCGTGCGGTCAGGGGATAGCGTCGCCGAGGAAGATCGGCTGCCGTGGCTGGAGACGGTGGAGGAGGAATATGTCGAGCGACGTTCCTTTGGCCGGATCCTGCTGGTTCTCCTGATCCTGGTCGTACTGCTGGTGATCGGTGCGCTCGCCTATCGCTGGTACGACCAGCAGCGCGGGGGCACCGGCAATGGTCAGCTGATCGAGGCGCCGCAGGGCGACTACAAGACCAAGCCGCAGGAGCCGGGCGGCATGAAGGTGGAGGGGCAGGGCGACACCGTCTTCACCACCAGCCAGGGTGCCGAAAGCAATTCCAGCATCAATGTCGGCGCGCTTCCCGAGGATCCGGTGCAGGGCACGCCGGCCCCGCAGCAACGCCCCGGGCAGCCGGGCAGCCGCACCGCCAAGATCGAAGTACCCGCCGCCGCAACCGTGACGCCGGTGCGCCCCGCCGCACAGGCAGCAGAGCGCCCGGGGGCGGGTTCCGGCTCATTGATCCAGCTGGGCGCGTTCCCGAACGAGGGCGGCGCCAATACCGCCTGGGCTCGGCTGTCGAAGCGGTTCGGCTATCTCGCGACCTTCGGCAAGTCGGTGGAGCGCGCGGAAAAGGACGGCAAGGCGATCTTCCGGCTGCGGGTGAACGCCGGCAGCAACGGCCAGGCGCGCGAGATTTGCGGACGGCTCAAGGTTGCGGGTGAAAGCTGCTTCGTGACGAGCTAA
- the argS gene encoding arginine--tRNA ligase yields MTLYTRFAAHLNLALDALVLAGDLPAGLERRAVTVEPPRDVTHGDLATNAAMVLAKPAKTNPRALAEKIAAELEKLDEVSAVSVAGPGFINLTLSDDTWRGELTEILDTADAYGRSTVGEGATVNVEYVSANPTGPMHMGHCRGAVVGDALASLLEFVGHKVIREYYVNDAGGQVDVLARSAQLRYREALGETIEIPEGLYPGEYLKPIGAKLAAEHGDRFVGAPESEWLALFRKEAVAAMLVMIKDDLALLGIHHDLFSSEAELQAAGKPEQAEAWLRERGYVYDGVLEAPKGETPEDWEPVELPLFRSTQFGDDQDRPIKKSNGSWTYFGADLAYHFQKAQSADQLIDIWGADHAGTVKRIVAAVQALTGGETKFDVKLVQMVRLLRAGEPVKMSKRAGNFVTLADVVNEVGKDVVRFTMLTRKADAQMDFDFAKVVEASKDNPVFYVQYAHARVHSLHRKAAEAGITCGAVDLSLLDTEDLALVKLAAQFPRVVEGAASAREPHRIAFYLYDLAGLFHAQWNAGNDRPERRYLLVDQPELTCARLFLARGIGQIIRNGLALMGVEAVQEMH; encoded by the coding sequence ATGACGCTCTACACTCGTTTCGCCGCGCATCTGAACCTCGCGCTGGATGCGCTCGTCCTCGCCGGGGACTTGCCCGCGGGGCTGGAGCGACGCGCGGTTACGGTAGAGCCGCCGCGCGACGTGACTCATGGCGACCTGGCGACCAACGCGGCGATGGTGCTCGCCAAGCCGGCCAAGACCAACCCGCGCGCGCTGGCCGAGAAGATCGCCGCCGAGCTGGAGAAGCTGGACGAGGTTTCGGCGGTGTCGGTGGCCGGGCCGGGCTTCATCAACCTGACATTGAGCGACGACACCTGGCGCGGCGAACTGACCGAGATCCTCGACACCGCGGACGCCTATGGCCGGTCCACGGTCGGCGAAGGCGCCACCGTCAATGTCGAATATGTCTCGGCCAATCCGACCGGGCCGATGCACATGGGGCATTGCCGCGGCGCGGTGGTGGGCGATGCGCTTGCCAGCCTGCTCGAGTTCGTCGGGCACAAGGTGATCCGCGAATATTATGTCAACGACGCGGGCGGCCAGGTCGACGTGCTCGCCCGCTCGGCGCAGCTGCGCTACCGCGAGGCGCTGGGCGAGACGATCGAGATCCCCGAGGGCCTGTATCCGGGCGAGTATCTGAAGCCGATCGGTGCCAAGCTGGCGGCGGAACATGGCGACAGGTTCGTCGGCGCGCCGGAGAGCGAATGGCTGGCGCTGTTCCGCAAGGAAGCGGTCGCCGCCATGCTGGTGATGATCAAGGACGATCTGGCCTTGCTCGGCATCCATCACGACCTGTTCTCGTCCGAGGCCGAGCTGCAGGCGGCGGGCAAGCCGGAACAGGCCGAGGCGTGGCTGCGCGAGCGCGGCTATGTCTATGACGGGGTGCTGGAAGCGCCCAAGGGCGAGACGCCCGAGGATTGGGAGCCGGTCGAGCTGCCGCTGTTCCGCTCGACGCAGTTCGGCGACGACCAGGACCGCCCGATCAAGAAGTCGAACGGCAGCTGGACCTATTTCGGCGCGGATCTCGCTTATCATTTCCAGAAGGCGCAGTCGGCGGACCAGCTGATCGACATCTGGGGCGCGGACCATGCCGGCACGGTCAAGCGCATCGTCGCGGCAGTGCAGGCGCTGACCGGCGGCGAGACCAAGTTCGACGTCAAGCTGGTGCAGATGGTGCGCCTGCTGCGCGCGGGCGAGCCGGTGAAGATGTCCAAGCGCGCGGGCAATTTCGTCACGCTCGCCGATGTCGTCAACGAAGTCGGCAAGGACGTGGTCCGCTTCACCATGCTGACGCGCAAGGCCGACGCGCAGATGGACTTCGACTTCGCCAAGGTGGTGGAGGCGTCGAAGGACAACCCGGTATTCTATGTGCAATATGCGCATGCCCGGGTGCACTCGCTCCATCGCAAGGCGGCGGAGGCCGGAATCACGTGCGGCGCGGTCGACCTGTCCCTGCTTGATACAGAGGACCTGGCGCTGGTGAAGCTCGCCGCGCAGTTCCCGCGGGTGGTGGAGGGTGCCGCTTCGGCACGCGAACCGCACCGGATCGCGTTCTATCTCTATGACTTGGCGGGCCTTTTCCACGCGCAGTGGAACGCCGGCAATGATCGGCCCGAGCGCCGCTACCTGCTGGTCGATCAGCCGGAGCTCACTTGCGCACGGCTTTTCTTGGCGCGCGGGATCGGGCAGATCATCCGCAACGGCCTGGCGCTGATGGGCGTCGAGGCCGTGCAGGAGATGCACTGA